The following coding sequences lie in one Pseudomonadota bacterium genomic window:
- a CDS encoding ferredoxin family protein — MTHIIAEPCIGTKDTACVEVCPVECIHPMKDEPGFAEATQLYIDPDECIDCGACVSECPVEAIFAEEDLPEKWASFTQINADHFKK; from the coding sequence ATGACCCATATCATTGCAGAGCCCTGCATCGGCACCAAGGACACGGCATGCGTCGAGGTGTGCCCGGTGGAGTGCATCCACCCCATGAAAGACGAGCCGGGCTTCGCCGAAGCCACGCAGCTCTACATCGATCCCGATGAGTGCATCGACTGTGGCGCGTGCGTCTCGGAGTGCCCCGTGGAGGCCATCTTCGCGGAGGAAGACCTGCCCGAGAAGTGGGCCTCCTTCACCCAGATCAACGCCGACCACTTCAAGAAGTAG